The Fervidibacillus albus genome contains a region encoding:
- a CDS encoding ABC transporter ATP-binding protein: MKSFIEVKNVEKSYDQKKVLNNISMTINEPGVYLLAGPNGCGKTTLLESIIGLRQVDRGEILVRGSSNHKHLHKHVGFLLQGTGLRKNLTVKDEMQLIKDLFQMKMDDQSYLKFFHLEQYYLTKTEKLSGGTKRRIMLALLFMPNYEVLILDEPASGLDTESRSAIWNFIKTYSKQKVIFVSDHYLNEAAKYCDYIFLMNKGEIISQGTKEEVLRQMNKTHVLNIQSNALPDLSRKLSLIDEKIVSLEFEGSTYVFLKLEENQTLQHVWEILGDTSAVVEFHAVDFEDVYFYLTGNLTIYNKGERL; this comes from the coding sequence ATGAAATCTTTTATCGAAGTAAAAAATGTGGAAAAATCCTACGATCAAAAGAAGGTTTTGAATAATATAAGTATGACGATTAACGAACCGGGTGTGTATTTACTCGCCGGACCGAATGGGTGTGGAAAAACAACATTGTTAGAATCGATTATTGGTCTTCGGCAAGTCGATCGAGGTGAAATCCTTGTGCGTGGTTCAAGTAATCATAAACATCTTCACAAACATGTTGGTTTTTTATTGCAAGGAACGGGATTGCGAAAAAATTTGACGGTTAAAGATGAAATGCAGTTAATAAAAGATTTATTTCAAATGAAGATGGATGATCAAAGTTATTTAAAATTCTTTCACTTGGAACAGTATTACTTAACAAAAACAGAGAAATTATCCGGGGGAACGAAACGAAGAATTATGTTGGCGTTACTATTTATGCCTAATTACGAAGTGTTGATTTTAGATGAACCAGCATCGGGGTTGGATACTGAAAGCCGATCGGCGATTTGGAATTTCATAAAAACATATTCAAAACAAAAGGTGATTTTTGTTTCGGATCATTACTTAAACGAAGCGGCGAAGTATTGTGATTACATTTTTTTAATGAACAAAGGGGAAATCATTAGTCAAGGAACAAAGGAAGAAGTTTTGCGTCAAATGAATAAGACACATGTTTTAAATATACAGTCGAACGCATTGCCTGATTTATCCAGAAAATTATCCTTAATCGATGAAAAAATTGTTTCACTTGAATTCGAGGGATCAACCTACGTATTTTTGAAATTAGAAGAGAATCAAACGCTTCAACATGTTTGGGAAATTTTAGGGGATACAAGTGCAGTGGTCGAATTCCATGCAGTGGATTTCGAGGACGTTTACTTTTATTTAACGGGGAATTTAACCATTTATAATAAAGGAGAACGTTTATGA
- a CDS encoding ABC transporter permease, which yields MIAIKAFFKVELKALLREPVTIFFMIILPIILTIVFGSTFGDEPIAEGSDVLGIDLVIPINIVFLLANAGLMGIPITISEVRSQMALKRYFTLPISYYGYFISLGMTFAFVSFISTLIFGAISYIFYKASFWMNAVHTILFIVTCFLILYVFFIGGYLIALNIKNTRTTNIVSTISFLAMVFSSGVAIPLESMPKYIQNAADVLPMSHSIKILQDLWINEINYSDRFGDYLYLLVVAILFTLFVKWRRLKWD from the coding sequence ATGATTGCAATTAAAGCATTTTTTAAAGTGGAATTAAAGGCATTGTTACGCGAACCGGTAACGATTTTTTTTATGATTATCTTGCCGATTATTTTAACGATTGTTTTTGGCAGTACTTTTGGGGACGAGCCCATTGCGGAAGGATCCGATGTATTAGGAATCGATCTTGTCATTCCGATTAATATCGTATTTTTACTTGCGAACGCCGGTTTAATGGGAATACCGATTACGATTAGCGAAGTGAGAAGTCAAATGGCGTTGAAAAGATATTTTACTTTGCCGATTTCATATTACGGTTATTTTATTTCATTAGGAATGACCTTTGCCTTCGTTAGTTTTATTTCGACACTAATTTTCGGCGCAATTAGCTATATTTTTTATAAAGCCTCCTTTTGGATGAATGCAGTTCATACGATTTTATTTATCGTCACTTGTTTTTTAATCCTTTATGTGTTCTTTATCGGAGGGTATTTGATTGCATTAAATATAAAAAATACCCGGACGACAAATATCGTTTCCACAATTAGCTTTTTGGCAATGGTTTTTTCATCTGGTGTGGCCATTCCCCTTGAATCAATGCCGAAATATATTCAGAATGCTGCAGATGTGTTGCCAATGTCCCATTCAATAAAAATTTTACAAGATTTATGGATCAATGAGATAAACTATTCCGACCGATTCGGGGATTATTTATATTTGCTTGTCGTTGCCATCCTATTCACTCTTTTTGTTAAATGGCGACGTTTGAAATGGGATTAA
- a CDS encoding SDR family NAD(P)-dependent oxidoreductase, protein MIQFNMQGKNAIITGAASGIGLEIAKAFAEAGINVAVADLDQNQADAVAKELEEKGVRAFGVGIDVRSFEKLEELVAKTVDTFGSLDFMINCAGIGRMRPIEQFSKKDIDDVIDINLKGTIFGCKAALEYMKTRKQGKIINMSSVASRLGLDGGSIYGASKGGVNALTQAFGREAAPYNITVNAILPGVIRTNMWEQTLEEWAGDDMEKRDQLFKEFTKDIPMGRPQETKDIANTVLFLCSEAGDNITAQTIAVDGGMTI, encoded by the coding sequence ATGATTCAATTTAACATGCAAGGAAAGAACGCGATTATTACAGGTGCTGCAAGTGGTATTGGTTTAGAAATTGCCAAAGCTTTTGCTGAAGCTGGGATTAATGTTGCAGTGGCAGATCTTGATCAAAATCAAGCGGATGCTGTGGCAAAGGAATTAGAGGAAAAAGGAGTACGAGCTTTTGGCGTTGGAATTGATGTTCGTTCCTTTGAAAAACTAGAAGAACTTGTTGCGAAAACAGTGGATACATTCGGAAGTTTGGACTTTATGATTAATTGTGCTGGAATCGGTAGAATGCGACCAATTGAACAATTTTCAAAAAAGGATATTGATGACGTCATCGATATTAATTTAAAAGGAACGATCTTCGGTTGTAAAGCTGCTTTGGAATATATGAAAACGAGAAAACAAGGTAAAATTATCAATATGTCTTCGGTTGCTAGTAGATTGGGACTGGACGGAGGAAGTATTTACGGTGCTTCAAAAGGGGGCGTAAACGCATTAACACAAGCTTTCGGTCGGGAAGCTGCTCCATATAATATTACGGTCAATGCCATATTGCCTGGCGTTATTCGGACAAATATGTGGGAACAAACGTTAGAAGAATGGGCCGGCGACGACATGGAAAAAAGAGATCAATTGTTTAAAGAGTTTACGAAGGATATTCCTATGGGACGCCCCCAAGAAACGAAAGATATCGCAAATACAGTTCTGTTCTTATGTAGTGAAGCAGGCGATAATATTACGGCTCAAACGATTGCAGTCGATGGTGGAATGACCATTTAA
- the cas6 gene encoding CRISPR-associated endoribonuclease Cas6 yields MRLKIIFSNPEKYMEVPVNYQRILQGVIYHSLETDEEFQHFIHETGYTYENRRFKAFTFSRLFGKSEFNPKKRTLIFNGPITWYISSAIPKFIHLLGQAFLLKEKIRLHQTDVYLEQLQYEQTPPIHSEKLQIKMLSPVTVYSTFLKDNGKKITQYFDPSDLAFSHLIEENAKKKYEAFFQKPFEGQLKIKPLKVTPKDKVVTKYKDTIINGWNGIYELEGPMDMLEFLYNSAIGSKNSQGFGMFGLLNKYEISH; encoded by the coding sequence ATGCGGTTGAAAATCATTTTTTCGAATCCAGAGAAATATATGGAAGTCCCCGTAAACTATCAACGAATATTGCAAGGGGTGATCTACCATTCATTAGAAACAGATGAAGAATTTCAACATTTTATTCACGAGACCGGGTATACATATGAGAACCGTCGATTTAAAGCGTTTACATTTAGCCGGTTGTTTGGCAAAAGCGAATTCAATCCGAAAAAAAGAACCCTCATTTTCAATGGGCCGATTACTTGGTACATCAGTTCTGCCATCCCGAAGTTTATTCATCTTCTTGGCCAAGCGTTTTTGTTAAAAGAAAAAATTCGCCTTCATCAAACGGATGTGTACCTAGAACAATTGCAGTATGAACAAACTCCCCCGATCCATAGTGAAAAACTTCAAATTAAAATGTTATCACCCGTTACTGTCTATAGTACATTCTTAAAGGATAATGGAAAGAAAATTACCCAATATTTTGATCCGAGTGACCTTGCCTTTTCCCATCTAATTGAGGAAAATGCGAAAAAAAAGTACGAAGCCTTTTTCCAAAAACCGTTTGAAGGACAACTGAAGATCAAACCATTGAAGGTGACACCAAAAGACAAAGTCGTCACGAAATATAAAGATACGATTATCAATGGGTGGAATGGCATTTACGAATTGGAAGGACCGATGGATATGCTCGAGTTTCTATATAACA